A section of the Malus sylvestris chromosome 17, drMalSylv7.2, whole genome shotgun sequence genome encodes:
- the LOC126611615 gene encoding uncharacterized protein LOC126611615 isoform X17, whose product MAVDVAEFQWRKFLSSLRDAESELSGSISITYFRTIKNLISSFKSIKNRAREIDIMPRSPYDYSEIIDFLYKLNDVLAECRIFAKECKELNKKLLLFNPFGFYFIQKMNNRLDGLRKELESLGDARGLDNDVGDCWAEEVEPPPCPVVDGFDEQVVYGFDELAEKVEDLLCREGSTGNGFTTIGVVGIAGVGKTTLVHKVLKRERVKGKFNPIIWLPFSGMREEEEQFSRFSFETCILDHLGKTLDGRIVDLGKILERLNQLFSGKRYLIVLDDVQRRHINIEDRLWRGLPKGSGGAVIVTSRLTEVARKVVEKRDLIYVEPLDKEICWSIFEETMENNKEVLNISLHKTLSKIENEIKDQCHGLPLAAKALAGIIPEQIREIESKRFLKQMYIPDELLKHDLVGEPSVDIPSCPVLVFVDIKDEKLGVQLYNEFCYRLNKKQVLAVLEEDSDSKGPIKVEDPESVLKEVYGALHKSKKFEFADYIQKRMRIIIVGGDDVVNRILGVICDLKLPESPSIVPISHGTENNIPLSFGWKVPKVDRQSVTSFLDQVQAAQQIKTDSWHILIKMKSIQSSTDLKEIPHFFHVFRPVRKGATETEVHKGDTETEVHKGDTETEVHKGDTETEVHKGATETEVHKGARETEVHKGARETEVHKGDTETEVDEGDTETKVHKGATETEVHKGATETEVHKGATETKVHKGATETEDNLELSGGFWSYFSLGVDAPRSCGGYWSTARSLKSLVNVEVIRHGRLEPLKIPSGIKSIVCLNLPSDLGGSSNMNKDRKNMKPSVINDGQLEIVGLKEVLLAQNERIYLDQVQEIRFEFKGAAESVKMRIDGSPLKQLPPGIIDIKISRHSQVNILGNGDCAAKRGFSDSSEPRASGTDDSSNAKDKSTEESSNAKDKSTEASSSAKDKSTEESSSAKDKSTEASSNAQDSYKGRKKFGSADTFKYSETEDNSNAKDKSTEESSNAQDSSKAHKKFGSAGTFKMP is encoded by the exons ATGGCAGTGGACGTTGCAGAATTTCAATGGAGAAAGTTCTTGAGCTCGCTTCGAGACGCCGAGTCGGAATTATCAGGTTCAATTTCCATCACCTACTTCAGAACAATAAAAAATCTCATCTCTTCCTTCAAGTCGATCAAAAATCGGGCCAGAGAGATAGATATAATGCCCCGCAGTCCTTACGACTACTCTGAAATCATCGATTTTCTCTACAAACTCAACGACGTTTTGGCCGAGTGCCGAATCTTCGCAAAGGAATGCAAGGAGCTCAACAAGAAGCTCTTACTCTTCAACCCTTTTGGATTTTACTTCATCCAGAAGATGAATAATAGACTGGATGGATTGAGGAAGGAGCTGGAGAGTTTGGGGGACGCCCGGGGGCTGGACAATGACGTCGGAGATTGTTGGGCGGAGGAGGTGGAACCGCCACCTTGTCCAGTCGTTGATGGGTTTGATGAGCAGGTTGTTTATGGGTTTGATGAGCTGGCAGAAAAAGTTGAGGACTTGCTGTGTAGGGAGGGCTCTACCGGAAATGGGTTTACGACAATTGGGGTGGTGGGGATTGCTGGTGTGGGTAAGACCACCCTGGTGCACAAGGTTTTGAAAAGGGAGAGAGTAAAGGGTAAGTTTAATCCTATAATTTGGTTACCCTTTTCGGGTATGAGGGAAGAGGAAGAACAGTTTAGTAGGTTTAGCTTTGAGACGTGCATTCTCGATCATTTGGGCAAAACTCTGGATGGGAGGATTGTTGACCTTGGTAAGATCTTGGAAAGGCTCAACCAACTGTTTTCTGGTAAGAGGTATCTGATTGTGTTGGATGATGTGCAGCGGCGCCACATTAACATTGAGGATCGCTTATGGCGCGGATTGCCTAAGGGTAGCGGTGGTGCGGTCATTGTCACTAGTAGGTTAACAGAAGTGGCTCGAAAGGTGGTGGAAAAAAGGGACTTGATTTATGTTGAGCCTTTGGACAAAGAAATTTGCTGGAGCATATTTGAGGAGACTATGGAGAATAACAAAGAAGTTTTAAACATTTCACTTCACAAAACTTTGAGTAAGATTGAGAATGAAATTAAGGATCAATGTCATGGCCTTCCATTGGCTGCTAAGGCGCTTGCAGGAATCATTCCGGAGCAGATTCGTGAGATTGA GTCCAAACGTTTCTTGAAGCAGATGTATATACCTGACGAATTGCTTAAACATGATTTGGTTGGTGAACCTTCTGTCGATATACCAAGCTGCCCAGTTTTAGTGTTTGTTGATATAAAAGATGAAAAACTTGGAGTACAACTCTATAACGAATTTTGCTACCGTCTTAATAAAAAGCAG GTCCTTGCTGTGCTGGAAGAGGACTCTGATTCTAAGGGACCAATAAAGGTAGAGGATCCTGAGAGCGTGCTAAAGGAGGTTTATGGTGCTCTACATAAGAGTAAAAAATTTGAGTTTGCTGATTATATTCAAAAGAGGATGAGAATTATA ATTGTTGGTGGGGATGACGTGGTTAACCGGATTCTTGGAGTTATTTGTGATTTGAAATTACCAGAGTCGCCCTCCATTGTGCCGATATCACATGGGACTGAAAATAACATCCCACTTTCGTTTGGATGG AAGGTGCCTAAAGTTGATCGTCAATCAGTGACATCATTCCTGGATCAAGTACAAGCGGCACAACAGATAAAAACTGACAG CTGGCATATTCTCATTAAGATGAAATCTATTCAAAGTTCTACAGATCTTAAAGAAATACCACACTTTTTTCATGTATTTCGTCCTGTTCGCAAAGGGGCTACAGAAACTGAGGTTCACAAAGGGGATACAGAAACTGAGGTTCACAAAGGGGATACAGAAACTGAGGTTCACAAAGGGGATACAGAAACTGAGGTTCACAAAGGGGCTACTGAAACTGAGGTTCACAAAGGGGCGAGAGAAACTGAG GTTCACAAAGGGGCGAGAGAAACTGAGGTTCACAAAGGGGATACAGAAACTGAGGTTGACGAAGGGGATACAGAAACAAAGGTTCACAAAGGGGCGACAGAAACTGAGGTTCACAAAGGGGCTACAGAAACTGAGGTTCATAAAGGGGCTACAGAAACTAAGGTTCACAAGGGGGCTACGGAAACTGAG GATAATCTGGAATTATCAGGAGGATTCTGGAGCTATTTCAGCTTGG GAGTTGATGCTCCAAGATCGTGCGGAGGTTACTGGTCTACTGCAAG GTCCTTAAAATCACTTGTAAACGTTGAGGTTATAAGGCATGGTCGTTTGGAACCACTTAAAATTCCTAGCGG AATCAAGTCAATTGTTTGTCTTAACTTGCCAAGCGATCTTGGGGGATCATCCAATATGAACAAAGATCGAAAA AACATGAAGCCGTCTGTCATAAATGATGGACAGCTTGAAATTGTCGGTTTGAAAGAAGTTTTGCTGGCTCAGAACGAACGTATTTATCTTGATCAG GTACAAGAAATTCGTTTTGAGTTTAAGGGTGCTGCAGAATCTGTAAAGATGAGGATTGATGGATCGCCATTGAAACAACTACCACCTGGGATTATAGATATTAAAATCTCTAGACACTCTCAAGTCAACATTCTTGGCAACGGAGATTGCGCGGCAAAAAGAGGTTTCTCTGACTCATCGGAACCCCGTGCTTCTGGAACCGATGATAGTAGCAATGCGAAAGATAAGTCAACTGAGGAAAGTAGCAATGCGAAAGATAAGTCAACTGAGGCAAGTAGCAGTGCGAAAGATAAGTCAACTGAGGAAAGTAGCAGTGCGAAAGATAAGTCAACTGAGGCAAGTAGCAATGCTCAAGATAGCTATAAAGGACGTAAGAAGTTTGGTTCAGCGGACACTTTCAAATACTCTGAAACCGAGGATAATAGCAATGCGAAAGATAAGTCAACTGAGGAAAGTAGCAATGCTCAAGATAGCTCCAAAGCACATAAGAAGTTTGGTTCCGCAGGCACTTTCAAAATGCCGTAA
- the LOC126611615 gene encoding uncharacterized protein LOC126611615 isoform X5, whose product MAVDVAEFQWRKFLSSLRDAESELSGSISITYFRTIKNLISSFKSIKNRAREIDIMPRSPYDYSEIIDFLYKLNDVLAECRIFAKECKELNKKLLLFNPFGFYFIQKMNNRLDGLRKELESLGDARGLDNDVGDCWAEEVEPPPCPVVDGFDEQVVYGFDELAEKVEDLLCREGSTGNGFTTIGVVGIAGVGKTTLVHKVLKRERVKGKFNPIIWLPFSGMREEEEQFSRFSFETCILDHLGKTLDGRIVDLGKILERLNQLFSGKRYLIVLDDVQRRHINIEDRLWRGLPKGSGGAVIVTSRLTEVARKVVEKRDLIYVEPLDKEICWSIFEETMENNKEVLNISLHKTLSKIENEIKDQCHGLPLAAKALAGIIPEQIREIESKRFLKQMYIPDELLKHDLVGEPSVDIPSCPVLVFVDIKDEKLGVQLYNEFCYRLNKKQVLAVLEEDSDSKGPIKVEDPESVLKEVYGALHKSKKFEFADYIQKRMRIIIVGGDDVVNRILGVICDLKLPESPSIVPISHGTENNIPLSFGWKVPKVDRQSVTSFLDQVQAAQQIKTDSWHILIKMKSIQSSTDLKEIPHFFHVFRPVRKGATETEVHKGDTETEVHKGDTETEVHKGDTETEVHKGATETEVHKGARETEVHKGDTETAVHKGATETEVHKGARETEVHKGDTETEVDEGDTETKVHKGATETEVHKGATETEVHKGATETKVHKGATETEDNLELSGGFWSYFSLGVDAPRSCGGYWSTARSLKSLVNVEVIRHGRLEPLKIPSGIKSIVCLNLPSDLGGSSNMNKDRKNMKPSVINDGQLEIVGLKEVLLAQNERIYLDQVQEIRFEFKGAAESVKMRIDGSPLKQLPPGIIDIKISRHSQVNILGNGDCAAKRGFSDSSEPRASGTDDSSNAKDKSTEESSNAKDKSTEASSSAKDKSTEESSSAKDKSTEASSNAQDSYKGRKKFGSADTFKYSETEDNSNAKDKSTEESSNAQDSSKAHKKFGSAGTFKMP is encoded by the exons ATGGCAGTGGACGTTGCAGAATTTCAATGGAGAAAGTTCTTGAGCTCGCTTCGAGACGCCGAGTCGGAATTATCAGGTTCAATTTCCATCACCTACTTCAGAACAATAAAAAATCTCATCTCTTCCTTCAAGTCGATCAAAAATCGGGCCAGAGAGATAGATATAATGCCCCGCAGTCCTTACGACTACTCTGAAATCATCGATTTTCTCTACAAACTCAACGACGTTTTGGCCGAGTGCCGAATCTTCGCAAAGGAATGCAAGGAGCTCAACAAGAAGCTCTTACTCTTCAACCCTTTTGGATTTTACTTCATCCAGAAGATGAATAATAGACTGGATGGATTGAGGAAGGAGCTGGAGAGTTTGGGGGACGCCCGGGGGCTGGACAATGACGTCGGAGATTGTTGGGCGGAGGAGGTGGAACCGCCACCTTGTCCAGTCGTTGATGGGTTTGATGAGCAGGTTGTTTATGGGTTTGATGAGCTGGCAGAAAAAGTTGAGGACTTGCTGTGTAGGGAGGGCTCTACCGGAAATGGGTTTACGACAATTGGGGTGGTGGGGATTGCTGGTGTGGGTAAGACCACCCTGGTGCACAAGGTTTTGAAAAGGGAGAGAGTAAAGGGTAAGTTTAATCCTATAATTTGGTTACCCTTTTCGGGTATGAGGGAAGAGGAAGAACAGTTTAGTAGGTTTAGCTTTGAGACGTGCATTCTCGATCATTTGGGCAAAACTCTGGATGGGAGGATTGTTGACCTTGGTAAGATCTTGGAAAGGCTCAACCAACTGTTTTCTGGTAAGAGGTATCTGATTGTGTTGGATGATGTGCAGCGGCGCCACATTAACATTGAGGATCGCTTATGGCGCGGATTGCCTAAGGGTAGCGGTGGTGCGGTCATTGTCACTAGTAGGTTAACAGAAGTGGCTCGAAAGGTGGTGGAAAAAAGGGACTTGATTTATGTTGAGCCTTTGGACAAAGAAATTTGCTGGAGCATATTTGAGGAGACTATGGAGAATAACAAAGAAGTTTTAAACATTTCACTTCACAAAACTTTGAGTAAGATTGAGAATGAAATTAAGGATCAATGTCATGGCCTTCCATTGGCTGCTAAGGCGCTTGCAGGAATCATTCCGGAGCAGATTCGTGAGATTGA GTCCAAACGTTTCTTGAAGCAGATGTATATACCTGACGAATTGCTTAAACATGATTTGGTTGGTGAACCTTCTGTCGATATACCAAGCTGCCCAGTTTTAGTGTTTGTTGATATAAAAGATGAAAAACTTGGAGTACAACTCTATAACGAATTTTGCTACCGTCTTAATAAAAAGCAG GTCCTTGCTGTGCTGGAAGAGGACTCTGATTCTAAGGGACCAATAAAGGTAGAGGATCCTGAGAGCGTGCTAAAGGAGGTTTATGGTGCTCTACATAAGAGTAAAAAATTTGAGTTTGCTGATTATATTCAAAAGAGGATGAGAATTATA ATTGTTGGTGGGGATGACGTGGTTAACCGGATTCTTGGAGTTATTTGTGATTTGAAATTACCAGAGTCGCCCTCCATTGTGCCGATATCACATGGGACTGAAAATAACATCCCACTTTCGTTTGGATGG AAGGTGCCTAAAGTTGATCGTCAATCAGTGACATCATTCCTGGATCAAGTACAAGCGGCACAACAGATAAAAACTGACAG CTGGCATATTCTCATTAAGATGAAATCTATTCAAAGTTCTACAGATCTTAAAGAAATACCACACTTTTTTCATGTATTTCGTCCTGTTCGCAAAGGGGCTACAGAAACTGAGGTTCACAAAGGGGATACAGAAACTGAGGTTCACAAAGGGGATACAGAAACTGAGGTTCACAAAGGGGATACAGAAACTGAGGTTCACAAAGGGGCTACTGAAACTGAGGTTCACAAAGGGGCGAGAGAAACTGAG GTTCACAAAGGGGATACAGAAACTGCGGTTCACAAAGGGGCTACTGAAACTGAGGTTCACAAAGGGGCGAGAGAAACTGAGGTTCACAAAGGGGATACAGAAACTGAGGTTGACGAAGGGGATACAGAAACAAAGGTTCACAAAGGGGCGACAGAAACTGAGGTTCACAAAGGGGCTACAGAAACTGAGGTTCATAAAGGGGCTACAGAAACTAAGGTTCACAAGGGGGCTACGGAAACTGAG GATAATCTGGAATTATCAGGAGGATTCTGGAGCTATTTCAGCTTGG GAGTTGATGCTCCAAGATCGTGCGGAGGTTACTGGTCTACTGCAAG GTCCTTAAAATCACTTGTAAACGTTGAGGTTATAAGGCATGGTCGTTTGGAACCACTTAAAATTCCTAGCGG AATCAAGTCAATTGTTTGTCTTAACTTGCCAAGCGATCTTGGGGGATCATCCAATATGAACAAAGATCGAAAA AACATGAAGCCGTCTGTCATAAATGATGGACAGCTTGAAATTGTCGGTTTGAAAGAAGTTTTGCTGGCTCAGAACGAACGTATTTATCTTGATCAG GTACAAGAAATTCGTTTTGAGTTTAAGGGTGCTGCAGAATCTGTAAAGATGAGGATTGATGGATCGCCATTGAAACAACTACCACCTGGGATTATAGATATTAAAATCTCTAGACACTCTCAAGTCAACATTCTTGGCAACGGAGATTGCGCGGCAAAAAGAGGTTTCTCTGACTCATCGGAACCCCGTGCTTCTGGAACCGATGATAGTAGCAATGCGAAAGATAAGTCAACTGAGGAAAGTAGCAATGCGAAAGATAAGTCAACTGAGGCAAGTAGCAGTGCGAAAGATAAGTCAACTGAGGAAAGTAGCAGTGCGAAAGATAAGTCAACTGAGGCAAGTAGCAATGCTCAAGATAGCTATAAAGGACGTAAGAAGTTTGGTTCAGCGGACACTTTCAAATACTCTGAAACCGAGGATAATAGCAATGCGAAAGATAAGTCAACTGAGGAAAGTAGCAATGCTCAAGATAGCTCCAAAGCACATAAGAAGTTTGGTTCCGCAGGCACTTTCAAAATGCCGTAA
- the LOC126611615 gene encoding uncharacterized protein LOC126611615 isoform X45, which produces MAVDVAEFQWRKFLSSLRDAESELSGSISITYFRTIKNLISSFKSIKNRAREIDIMPRSPYDYSEIIDFLYKLNDVLAECRIFAKECKELNKKLLLFNPFGFYFIQKMNNRLDGLRKELESLGDARGLDNDVGDCWAEEVEPPPCPVVDGFDEQVVYGFDELAEKVEDLLCREGSTGNGFTTIGVVGIAGVGKTTLVHKVLKRERVKGKFNPIIWLPFSGMREEEEQFSRFSFETCILDHLGKTLDGRIVDLGKILERLNQLFSGKRYLIVLDDVQRRHINIEDRLWRGLPKGSGGAVIVTSRLTEVARKVVEKRDLIYVEPLDKEICWSIFEETMENNKEVLNISLHKTLSKIENEIKDQCHGLPLAAKALAGIIPEQIREIESKRFLKQMYIPDELLKHDLVGEPSVDIPSCPVLVFVDIKDEKLGVQLYNEFCYRLNKKQVLAVLEEDSDSKGPIKVEDPESVLKEVYGALHKSKKFEFADYIQKRMRIIIVGGDDVVNRILGVICDLKLPESPSIVPISHGTENNIPLSFGWKVPKVDRQSVTSFLDQVQAAQQIKTDSWHILIKMKSIQSSTDLKEIPHFFHVFRPVRKGATETEVHKGDTETEVHKGATETEVHKGDTETEVDEGDTETKVHKGATETEVHKGATETEVHKGATETKVHKGATETEDNLELSGGFWSYFSLGVDAPRSCGGYWSTARSLKSLVNVEVIRHGRLEPLKIPSGIKSIVCLNLPSDLGGSSNMNKDRKNMKPSVINDGQLEIVGLKEVLLAQNERIYLDQVQEIRFEFKGAAESVKMRIDGSPLKQLPPGIIDIKISRHSQVNILGNGDCAAKRGFSDSSEPRASGTDDSSNAKDKSTEESSNAKDKSTEASSSAKDKSTEESSSAKDKSTEASSNAQDSYKGRKKFGSADTFKYSETEDNSNAKDKSTEESSNAQDSSKAHKKFGSAGTFKMP; this is translated from the exons ATGGCAGTGGACGTTGCAGAATTTCAATGGAGAAAGTTCTTGAGCTCGCTTCGAGACGCCGAGTCGGAATTATCAGGTTCAATTTCCATCACCTACTTCAGAACAATAAAAAATCTCATCTCTTCCTTCAAGTCGATCAAAAATCGGGCCAGAGAGATAGATATAATGCCCCGCAGTCCTTACGACTACTCTGAAATCATCGATTTTCTCTACAAACTCAACGACGTTTTGGCCGAGTGCCGAATCTTCGCAAAGGAATGCAAGGAGCTCAACAAGAAGCTCTTACTCTTCAACCCTTTTGGATTTTACTTCATCCAGAAGATGAATAATAGACTGGATGGATTGAGGAAGGAGCTGGAGAGTTTGGGGGACGCCCGGGGGCTGGACAATGACGTCGGAGATTGTTGGGCGGAGGAGGTGGAACCGCCACCTTGTCCAGTCGTTGATGGGTTTGATGAGCAGGTTGTTTATGGGTTTGATGAGCTGGCAGAAAAAGTTGAGGACTTGCTGTGTAGGGAGGGCTCTACCGGAAATGGGTTTACGACAATTGGGGTGGTGGGGATTGCTGGTGTGGGTAAGACCACCCTGGTGCACAAGGTTTTGAAAAGGGAGAGAGTAAAGGGTAAGTTTAATCCTATAATTTGGTTACCCTTTTCGGGTATGAGGGAAGAGGAAGAACAGTTTAGTAGGTTTAGCTTTGAGACGTGCATTCTCGATCATTTGGGCAAAACTCTGGATGGGAGGATTGTTGACCTTGGTAAGATCTTGGAAAGGCTCAACCAACTGTTTTCTGGTAAGAGGTATCTGATTGTGTTGGATGATGTGCAGCGGCGCCACATTAACATTGAGGATCGCTTATGGCGCGGATTGCCTAAGGGTAGCGGTGGTGCGGTCATTGTCACTAGTAGGTTAACAGAAGTGGCTCGAAAGGTGGTGGAAAAAAGGGACTTGATTTATGTTGAGCCTTTGGACAAAGAAATTTGCTGGAGCATATTTGAGGAGACTATGGAGAATAACAAAGAAGTTTTAAACATTTCACTTCACAAAACTTTGAGTAAGATTGAGAATGAAATTAAGGATCAATGTCATGGCCTTCCATTGGCTGCTAAGGCGCTTGCAGGAATCATTCCGGAGCAGATTCGTGAGATTGA GTCCAAACGTTTCTTGAAGCAGATGTATATACCTGACGAATTGCTTAAACATGATTTGGTTGGTGAACCTTCTGTCGATATACCAAGCTGCCCAGTTTTAGTGTTTGTTGATATAAAAGATGAAAAACTTGGAGTACAACTCTATAACGAATTTTGCTACCGTCTTAATAAAAAGCAG GTCCTTGCTGTGCTGGAAGAGGACTCTGATTCTAAGGGACCAATAAAGGTAGAGGATCCTGAGAGCGTGCTAAAGGAGGTTTATGGTGCTCTACATAAGAGTAAAAAATTTGAGTTTGCTGATTATATTCAAAAGAGGATGAGAATTATA ATTGTTGGTGGGGATGACGTGGTTAACCGGATTCTTGGAGTTATTTGTGATTTGAAATTACCAGAGTCGCCCTCCATTGTGCCGATATCACATGGGACTGAAAATAACATCCCACTTTCGTTTGGATGG AAGGTGCCTAAAGTTGATCGTCAATCAGTGACATCATTCCTGGATCAAGTACAAGCGGCACAACAGATAAAAACTGACAG CTGGCATATTCTCATTAAGATGAAATCTATTCAAAGTTCTACAGATCTTAAAGAAATACCACACTTTTTTCATGTATTTCGTCCTGTTCGCAAAGGGGCTACAGAAACTGAGGTTCACAAAGGGGATACAGAAACTGAG GTTCACAAAGGGGCTACTGAAACTGAG GTTCACAAAGGGGATACAGAAACTGAGGTTGACGAAGGGGATACAGAAACAAAGGTTCACAAAGGGGCGACAGAAACTGAGGTTCACAAAGGGGCTACAGAAACTGAGGTTCATAAAGGGGCTACAGAAACTAAGGTTCACAAGGGGGCTACGGAAACTGAG GATAATCTGGAATTATCAGGAGGATTCTGGAGCTATTTCAGCTTGG GAGTTGATGCTCCAAGATCGTGCGGAGGTTACTGGTCTACTGCAAG GTCCTTAAAATCACTTGTAAACGTTGAGGTTATAAGGCATGGTCGTTTGGAACCACTTAAAATTCCTAGCGG AATCAAGTCAATTGTTTGTCTTAACTTGCCAAGCGATCTTGGGGGATCATCCAATATGAACAAAGATCGAAAA AACATGAAGCCGTCTGTCATAAATGATGGACAGCTTGAAATTGTCGGTTTGAAAGAAGTTTTGCTGGCTCAGAACGAACGTATTTATCTTGATCAG GTACAAGAAATTCGTTTTGAGTTTAAGGGTGCTGCAGAATCTGTAAAGATGAGGATTGATGGATCGCCATTGAAACAACTACCACCTGGGATTATAGATATTAAAATCTCTAGACACTCTCAAGTCAACATTCTTGGCAACGGAGATTGCGCGGCAAAAAGAGGTTTCTCTGACTCATCGGAACCCCGTGCTTCTGGAACCGATGATAGTAGCAATGCGAAAGATAAGTCAACTGAGGAAAGTAGCAATGCGAAAGATAAGTCAACTGAGGCAAGTAGCAGTGCGAAAGATAAGTCAACTGAGGAAAGTAGCAGTGCGAAAGATAAGTCAACTGAGGCAAGTAGCAATGCTCAAGATAGCTATAAAGGACGTAAGAAGTTTGGTTCAGCGGACACTTTCAAATACTCTGAAACCGAGGATAATAGCAATGCGAAAGATAAGTCAACTGAGGAAAGTAGCAATGCTCAAGATAGCTCCAAAGCACATAAGAAGTTTGGTTCCGCAGGCACTTTCAAAATGCCGTAA